The DNA region GGGCAACCAGGCGATGCAGCAGGTGAAGGCCGGGCTCCAGGCCATCTACCTTTCAGGCTGGCAGGTCGCCGCCGATGCGAACACGGCCGGGGCGATGTATCCCGACCAGTCGCTCTATCCGGTCGACTCGGTGCCTAACGTCGTCCGCAAGATCAACAAAACGCTGCTGCGCGCGGACCAGATTCATCACGCCGAGGGCAAGGATGGTCTCGATTGGCTGGTGCCGATCGTCGCGGACGCCGAGGCGGGCTTCGGTGGCGTACTCAATGCGTACGAGCTGATGACGCACATGATCGAGGCGGGCGCCGCCGGCGTGCATTTCGAAGACCAGCTAGCCAGTGCGAAGAAGTGCGGCCACATGGGTGGCAAGGTGCTCGTGCCGACACAGGAAGCCGTGCAGAAGCTGATCGCCGCACGACTGGCGGCCGACGTCGCCGGTGTGCCGACGCTGATCGTCGCGCGTACGGATGCGATGGGTGCCGCACTGGTTACCTCCGATGTGGACGACTACGACAAGCCTTTCCTCACCGGCAAACGCACCGTGGAAGGTTTTTACGAAGCGACGCAAGGCATCGATCAGGCGATCAGTCGCGGGCTGGCCTATGCACCTTATGCCGACCTGCTCTGGTGCGAGACCTCGACGCCCGATATGGAAGAAGCGCGCCGGTTCGCCGAGGCCATCCATGCGAAGTATCCGGGCAAGAAGCTGGCGTACAACTGCTCGCCGAGCTTCAACTGGAAGAAGAACCTCGACGAAAGGACGATCGCGACGTTCCAGAAGCAGCTGGGCGAACTTGGCTACGCCTTCCAGTTCATCACCCTGGCTGGCTTCCATGCGCTGAACTACTCGATGTTCCAGCTGGCACGTGGCTACAAGGATCGCCAGATGGCGGCCTATGTGGAACTGCAGGAGGCGGAGTTCGCCGCGGAGAAGGATGGCTATACGGCGGCGAAGCATCAGCGCGAGGTCGGCACCGGCTACTTCGACACGGTGAACCAGGTGATCTCAGGCTCGTTCAGTTCGCTCTCCGCGCTGAGCGGTTCGACGGAAGAACAGCAGTTTCATCCGGCCTCAGCGGCGTAACGCGTTCGACGCGAAGCGCTTTGCGCCTGGGCACGGCTGCGAAAGTATGTTCGCCGCCGTGCTCATATTCACTGATGGACCATGCGAACGCCGCCTCGCGTCGCGGCGGCGATCAGCGCTCGGGCGGCACCAGGGCGATCACCGTCCAGCCGGGCTTCGGCTCCAGCACTTTCTTGCCCGAAGCGATGCGAAGGTCGCCTTTCTCCTCGACCCCGAACAACGGCACCGTGCGCGAACCGTACTCTTCGATGAAATGCGGCCAGTCGAACGTCTCGGTCAGTCGCGTGGACTTGATTCGCCATCCCTCGTGCAGCAGTTCCGCGAAGCGCGCGTGCGTCATGTCTTCGGTGAACAACGCGGTGGCGACGAGACTCCCCGCCAGGGAGGCGCGACCGTGGCTTTCCTCGGGCGACAGGTTGCGCAGGCGGAATACCTTGTCGCGACCGAATTCCTCGCGATAGTGCACGCTGGCCAGCGAGTTCAGTTCGCGATGTGTCGATACGGCGAGCAGGTGGCCGATGCCCGCGAGATCGAGATTGCGATCCGCCGCCTGCGACGAAGGATTGCCGAAGAACGTCGACAGTCCCGCCATGCGCGCCGTGCGAATGCCGTTCCAGTCGTCGTCGGCGACGACGACACGCAGCCCCTCATTGGCGGCCAAGGCGCGCGCGATCTCCAGCGCGACGATGTCGGATCCGTAGATCAGCACGCCACGCGGTTCGGGATCGGCAACCTTGAGCCAGCGTGCCAGCGGACGCGCCGTCGCGCTCTGGAAGACCACCGTGCCGATGATCATCAGGAAGACGAGCGGCACCATCTTGTCGGCACCGGCCATGCCCGCCTTCTCCAGGCGAATGGCGAACAACGCCGACACGGATGCGGCGACGATGCCTCGCGGCGCGACCCAGGCGATCAATGCACGCTCACGCCACGACAGCCCGCCGCCAACGCTCGCCACCAGGACCGACAGCGGACGAATGACGAGCTGCGCGACGAAGAAGATCAGCACACCACCCAGCAGCGCGCCATCGGGAAGCGGCCAGTCCAGACGCGCCGCCAGCAGGATGAAGAGCATCGAGACCAGCAAGGTGGTCAGGTGCTCCTTGAAGTCCATGATGTCGTCGATGTGTACGTCACGCATGTTGCCCAGCGCGATACCCATGAGGGTCACCGCCAGCAGGCCCGACTCGTGTGCCACCGTGTTGGACAGCGTGAACGTAGCGAGCACCGCGGCCAGCGTGCCGAAGTTCTGCAGGTACTCGGGGATCCAGTGGCGACGCAGCAGGTTGCCGTGAATGAACGCGGCGACGCCACCGACGATCGCGCCACACGCGATCGTGCCGAGGAAGATCTGGATCGAGTGACCTTCGCGGTGCGAGACGATCGCTTCATAGACCAGCACCGCAAACAGGGCGCCGATCGGATCGATGATGATCCCCTCCCAGCGCAGGATGTTGGCGATACGGGCATTGGGCCGAACCGTGCGCAGCATGGGCGCGATCACGGTCGGGCCGGTCACGCAGGTCAGTGCGCCGAACAGCAGCGCCAGTTCCCAGCTGAGACCACCGATCCAGTGGGCCGCACCCGCCAGCATCAGCAGCGCGATGATCGCGCCGTAGCTGACGAGGCCACGGACCGCGTGCCCGATACCCTTCAGCTCGCTGAAGCGCAGGGTCAGGCTGCCTTCGAAAAGGATGACCGCCACCGCAAGCGATACAACCGGGAACAACAGGTCGCCCAGGACCTTGTCCGGGTGAAGGAGCCCGGTCACCGGGCCCGCCAGAATGCCTGCCAGCAGCAGGAAGAGGATGGCCGGAAGGCGTACCCGCCATGCTACCCACTGGCAGAGGAAGCCGATGCCAAGCATCAGTGTCAGCAGGATGCCGAGTTCGAGTCCCATGATTTTCCCTGTTCCAAAAAAGAAAACGGCCAGCGCCAGAGGCGGGCCGTCAAGAAGAGCATAGGGAATCGTTGGTGAAGATAAAGGCCGGGCCCCGGTGCTGGAGCGGGGGGAGGGAGGGGTATCCAGCACCGGAGCGGGGCAGACAGTCCATTAGAGAACCGCCTGGTACAGAATCATGCTCCTGGCCGGGGGATTCGTCAACTGGTCAGTACATGAAATAAGTCTTAATCGGCTCGGACATCAGCGTCAGGGCCACCGGCGGCTCTCCGGTAGCGTTTACTGAACGAGCTGAGCATGATGACGTCCCGGCCCGGGTCGTACCCACGACTCCCCTCCAACGTGACTAGGTCGCGCGGATCGCACTGGCCGGTTCGACGCGAGCCGCTCGGCGAGCTGGTATGAGGGTCGAGACCTGACTGAGCAAAACGACCAGCACGACGCCCACCATCACGTCCGTGACAGGAAGCCGTGGCATCTCGTAACGGGACATCAAAAGCATATTGAGGCCCACGGCAAGAATGATTCCCGTGGTCGCGCCACTGCCGACGATCAGAAGGTTTTCCAACTGAAAGTAGCCGAGGATGTTCCTTCGCGTTGCCCCAAGCGCGCGACGTATACCGATCTGCCGTTCGCGCTGATCAACCCAAAAGCTGGTAAGTCCGAAGACTCCCGCCGCCGTGACGCCCAGAAGGATCAGCGATATGCCGCCCATCAGCATCGCCATACCCAGATCGGCGCGGTAGGCCTGTTCGCGCACCGATGCATACGACTGGATACCGTCGTCCGCGATAACGCGCTGCGGATTGGCCTTGTACAACGCGCTGGACGCCGCTTGCATCGCAGCATCGAGCTGCCCGGCCTTGGCACGGATCGCATAGCGGGAGAAAGTCGAATTCATTCGGCTCGGCACCAGCAGGGAACTGTACGCGAAGCTCGTGCTGAACTCGCTGGTTCCCGGTGTCTGCAGGCGCTCCATGATGCCGACGATGGTCGCCGGAGCGGCGCCGCCATCCAGATAAACCCGCTGCCCCAACGCATTGGCGCCGGGGAAGAGTCGACCAGCGAGTTCGTTACTGACGATGATCGCAGACGGAGTGTTGGTGTCACCCAGCGCCTTGTGATCGATCTCACCGGCGTTGAAGGTTCGCCCTGCGATCAACCTGATGCCCAGCGTGGGCACCACCGATTCATCGACGAAATAGAAGCTGGCCTGGGCGTTCGGCTTCCGCTGGTCTGGCGTCAGAGCGACGCCACCGTTCCACGCTGCCGAGTTAAGCAGGGGCAACGAGTTGATCGGCGTGGCCGAGGCGACCTCGGGCACGCTGCGAAGCGTACTGAGGTCCTCGCGCTGCATCGTGTCGAGCCGCTGAAGTGCGTCGGGTCCGTCGGCGGCACCGCCGCCCACCCACTGCTGTGTGACGAGGAAAAGGTCCGACTCGGCCAATCCCGTCGGGCGCCCGATGCGCTCGATGCGCGAACCGATGATGAACACCGAATTGCAGACTATCGCGAGAGTCAGCGATATCTGCAGAACGATGAGTATCACTCCGGCTTTATGTCGGCGCAGCGCGGAGATCATGGGATGAATCGTCATGTGCCCCTCACTGCGACTTGAGTTGCCAGGTGGGTTGCACCAGCGCTGCCCGGAACGTCGGATACAGACCGGCCACCAGCGTCGATCCTAGCGCGAGGCCAAGAGTGAGCAGCAGCAAGCTTGGGTCGATACGTGCTAGCTGTGCGATGTCCACGGGCAACAGCCAGTGAACGCACGCGACACCGACGCCGGTGAGCGCGATGCCAAGCACCCCGCCGGCGAGGCCGATCATCCCCGCCTCGGTGAGAAACTGGGCGTAGATCGCATGGCGAGGCGCACCCAGCGCTCTGCGAACACCGATTTCACCGCTACGCCTGAGGAACCTGGCCAAAAGAAGTCCTGACGTATTGACAAGACAGACCACGAGCAAGCCAAGTGCCACCAGCAGTGACGCGCCCGTGTCCGCAGGCACCACATGCCGCGCATCCAACCACGCCGGGATGTCACGCAAGCGATTATTCGGCTCCCAGGTGACGGCGCCCGAATCGCGCAGCTGCCGTGCATACCCGTCGAGGTAAGCCATGTAGGCGGCGACGGAGCGCTCATCGTCCAGTTGCACCAGGTACGAAATCCAGACGCAATTCGAACGCGTCAGGCCCGCGATTCCCGACTCGGTGGGAGTTTTGCTGCAGCCAGTGTTGCCTGTAGTTTCGATGCCAGCCGCTATCGCCGTATTGAACGGGAGAAACGCGTCTTCGCGAGTTGTCGTGAAGCCACCCGTATTGACCACATCGAAGAAGCGCGGCTGCGGATCCCAGTGACCGACAACGCCGACGATTCGGTAGCTCCTTCCAGCCACCAGCAGGCTTTGACCTACGCTATTACGCCCCTGAAACAGCTTCCCGTTGAGCCGTTGGCTGATAACGATAACATTTGCACGCCGTTCATCGTCCTGAAGTGTCCAACCCGCCCCGTACAGGAAAGGCACATCGAGCATGGGAAAGAACTCGCTGCCCACGGCATGGCCGTCGATATTGACAGGGTGACTCGCCGCAGCCTCGGCTTGCACAGCGGGCGAAATCTTATACATCGGTGCTTGCGCGGTACCTCGATGCGCGCGGGTAAGCGCAACGGCGGTAGCGTAGTCGAGAGAGGACCGAGGCTCGCCATCCTTGTCACGCTCTGTCGGGCCCCAGGTATCGACCTGCGGGACGAAAATCCGCCCCGATTTCCACGGCATGGGATCGCCCGATACAGCCCGGTAAACAGAGAAGGTCGTCATCGAAGCGGCGACGCCAAAGGCTATGGCTAGCACCATCAATGCCGTCAGACCCGGGCTTCGCCGGAAACTCAAGAGTGCCAATTCAGTGTAGTAAGAGAACAAAGTGTCCGTCTCCTGGTTCCATCCACAGCACCGCACAGCATCTTCCAGACCGGTGCAGGCGACTCGCGTTGATTCAGTTGTCGAGGTAACGCGAGCTTAGCGAGCAACTAAAACACGCGCCCGCGTCATCAGCATCCGACATTCCGCGACGTAGCTATAAAAGCTCGTGACAATCGCATCAATGCGAAATTGTCTTAGCGTGATGTAGCACGCAGGCCAGGCTTTGCGATAGCCATGCCTTCAAAAAAGCTCTTTTCTGCTATTGAAGAGCACGCATTAGGCGGTGCGCTGTAGGCGTTCCACTAAATGAAAGTGAGAAATGGGCTCGCGCTATTTAAGGCGAGCTGAGAAGAAATGGCACAACATCGACAAACGTCTTTGGTAATCGATTCACGCGTCGCGAGTGGGGATTCTCGCCACAACTGCCGAATTCGCGCATGAGCTCGGCAGAAGCGAGTAACGGATCAACGTGCCGATGACGATGCGTCAGAACCGCCGGTAATGCAGCGCCTCCGCCAGATGCACCTGCTCCACACACCCCGCCCCGCCCTCCAGATCGGCGATGGTCCGCGCGACGCGCAGAATCCGGTGATACGCCCGCGCCGAGGCACCCAGCTTATCCAGCGTCACCTGCAACCACTCGCGCTCCGCGGACGGCAGCGCGCAGTCGCGTTCGAGGTTGACGACGCTCAGCTCCGCGTTCGCCTGGCCAGCGCGCAGCAGCGCTTTCTCCCGGGCCTTGACCACCCTCGCTCGGACGGTCGCGCTGTCGTCGTCCCTGGGCCCACGCATGGCCGAGAACTCGGCGATGGAAACGCGTGGCACTTCGACGCAGATGTCGATGCGATCGAGCAGCGGGCCTGAGATACGCCCGCGATAACGCTGTACCTGGTCGGGCGTGCAGCGGCACTCATGCAGCGGATCGCCGTTGTACCCACAGGGGCACGGATTCATCGCCGCAACGAGCTGGAACTCGGCCGGGAACGTCGATTGCCGCGCGGCGCGTGAAATTACGATCTGCCCGGACTCCAGCGGCTCGCGAAGCACCTCGAGCACGTGCCGACTGAACTCGGGCAACTCGTCGAGGAAGAGCACGCCGTTGTGCGCCAGCGAGATCTCGCCAGGACGCGGATTGGCCCCGCCGCCGACCAGGGCGACGCCTGAGGCCGTGTGATGAGGTGCGCGGAAGGGACGACGGCGCCAGCAACCCGGCTCGATCTCCTCGCCGGACAGCGAACGAATGGCGCAGCTCTCAAGCGCTTCCGATTCGGTCATCGGCGGGAGGATCCCCGGGAGACGCTCAGCCAGCATCGTCTTGCCGGTGCCGGGCGGACCGATAAGCAAAAGATGGTGACCACCCGCAGCGGCGATTTCCATGGCGCGGCGCGCCTGATACTGGCCGCGCACGTCACGCATGTCGGGGCCGCAGGTCGGCAGGTCGTAGAAGTCGGCCGTGGCGGGACTGGTCAGATCGCCATTGCCGCGCAGCCAGGCGCAGACCTCGGCGAGGCTGTCCGCCAGCAGGATGTCGCCCTCCCCGATCAACGCGGCTTCCGCGGCGTTGGCCCGGGGTACGACGATGCGGCGGCCGCTACGGCGAGCGCGGATCAGGGCGGGAAGGATGCCGGGTACGGCACGGAGCTCGCCGGACAGAGCAAGCTCGCCGAGGAACTCGCAATCGTCGAGCCGCTCGCGGGGCACCTGGGAGCCCGCGGCGAGGATGCCCAGCGCGATGGCCAGATCGAACCGGCCACCGTCTTTCGGGAGTTCGGCGGGTGCCAGATTCACGGTGACCCGACGGGCCGGGTATTCGAAGGCGGTGTTCTGGATGGCGACACGAACACGATCCCGCGCCTCGCGCACCGCCGCTTCAGGCAGACCGACGATGGAGGTGGAAGGCAGGCCGCCGGAGAGATGCACCTCGACGATGACCTGTGGCGCGGCAACGCCTTCCTGCGCGCGCGAAAGGGTGACGGCGAGGCTCATGACGGGGAGTATCGTAACCGGTTACGCATCCACAAGGGATGCGAACGTCGGCGATCCTGAAGGGATCCGGCTCGCATACGCACTCCTTGCGCCTGTTCGGAGAAAAATAACCGCCCCCGACCGCTCTCGGGGTGAGGGTGACGGATCGGGGGCGGTCCCGGGCTGTGCGGCCTTCCCTATTGGCCGCGCTGCGCAGCGCTGACTTCCAGGTCGGCAATGCGCTTTTCCAGAGCGTCGAGCTTTTCTCGCGTACGAGCCAATACCTGGCTCTGCACATCGAATTCTTCGCGGGTTACGAGATCGAGGCGGCGTAGTCCCTGCGCCAGAATGTCTTTGAAGTTGGCGTGCATATCCTCACGCGCTTGCGCCAACCCTGGCGGAACCAACGATGCCAACCGCTGTGCGAGTTGATCGATACCCTGCACATCCATCTTGCGCACCTCGATGTCGTGGAATGAAGTTTAGGTGATTCGTTTGTAGGCGCTATAGGCGGATGCCTACACGTCGTGTAGGGTTTCCCCTACAAAAATGCTCCCGGAGGACGCCGACCGACCGCGGATGGCACAATGACCGTCCGCGCGCCGACAGCCGGACGCGCCCCGAGGAGTGTTACATGAAGCTGGTCGTCGCCATCATCAAGCCGTTCAAGCTGGACGACGTCCGCGAAGCCCTCGCCGATGTGGGCGTCCAGGGCGTCACGGTCACCGAGGTGAAAGGCTTCGGCCGGCAGAAGGGCCACACCGAACTGTATCGCGGGGCGGAGTACGTGGTCGACTTCCTGCCCAAGATCAAGCTCGAGGTCGCCATCACCGATGATCAGGTCGAGCGCGTGGTCGAGGCCATCCAGCAGGCGGCCCGCACGGGCAAGATCGGCGACGGCAAGATCTTCGTCAGTCAGCTCGACCAGGTCGTGCGTATCCGTACCGGCGAACTGGACAACGACGCCCTCTGAGTGCGTCTCCGGCGATCAGACCGCCTGCTCCAGCCGCTTGAAGCGGCGGTGGTGCACCAGGTTCCCCGCGTAGTAGGCCGCGTAGTAGCCGATCGTCAGACCGACCACCAGCATGGTGAGCGGGCTGTTACCGGGCGGCGGCGTATGGGCGACAGCTGGGCCCTCGCCCTGAAACAGGGGGGCCAGCACCAGGAAGCGCCAGGCCATGCGGCCCAGCAGCAGCGCGGTGAGCGCGGCCCCAAGCCAGGGATTCGGGATATAGAAGTCGCCGCCCTGGGGGCTCGACTCGAAACGGGTGAGGCGCAGGCCGACGAAGGCCAGCGCACCGCCGAGCACGAGGCCGCCGAGGGCGCCCTCCGCAAGCCGGATGTCCTGCAGACCCGAGGTCATCATCAGGCAGGCGATCGCCGCGAAGATGACGATGCGAGCGGTCATCCGCTTCGTCCGGATCGGCTGCCGGCCGAAACTGCCGCGAACACGGCGGTAGACGGCGAAGGCCATCAGCGGGGCGACGATGAACGGGATGGTGGTCGGAGCCAGCATGGGCGCGGTCTCGGTGGTGGTGACTGTGACGCTACCTTACGGCGACCGTGGCGGGCATTCGAGGGCGGGATGTGAGGTGTTGGGGGTGACGGGTGTCATGCGGCCCGGTTTCGCGCCAGCCCGTGAGGACTGGCGCGAAAGGACATCGCGCGCGGGGCGCGCTCCTACACGAAGCGGCCAGCGTTATTTGGCTTTGCCCTGGTTGGCGACGGCGGCCATCTTGGCCGCGATCTCGGCCTCGTCCCCCAGGTAGTAGTGCCTGACCGGGTTGAGGTCGGCGTCGAACTCATAGACAAGCGGGATACCGTTGGGGATGTTGAGCTCGGCGATGTCGTCGTCGGAGATGCCGTCGAAGTACTTCACCAGCGCGCGCATCGAGTTGCCATGGGCGGCCATCAGCACGCTCTTGCCGCTCTTGATCGCCGGCGCCAGTACGTCGTGCCAGTACGGCAGCACGCGGGCGACGGTGTCCTTCAGGCACTCGGTCAGCGGGACGTCGGCAATGCCGTCGTAGCGGCCGTCGTCCGCGAACGACATCTCGCCCGGCTTCAGGGCCGGCGGCGGCGTGTCGTAGCTACGGCGCCAGATCTTGACCTGGTCTTCGCCGTACTTACTGGCGGTCTCCGACTTGTTGAGGCCGGTCAGGGCGCCGTAGTGGCGCTCGTTGAGGCGCCAGTCGGTGACCACCGGGATCCACATCAGGCCCATCTCGTCCTGCACATGCCACAGGGTGCGCACGGCACGCCTGAGGTAGGAGGTGTGGGCCAGGTCGAAGGTGAAACCGGCGTCCTTGAGCAGGCGACCGGCCTCACGGGCCTCGGCCACGCCCTGCTCGGTCAGGTCGACATCGGCCCAGCCGCTGAAGCGGTTCTCGAGGTTCCAGGCCGACTGGCCGTGGCGGATCATGACAAGCTTGTACATGGCATCCAACGTCAGGAGGAAAAATCCGATGGTGGAACCTCGCCCGCGAGGCGTCAACTTACGCGGCGACGGCAGGCAGCCGTGCCGGAAGTCACGCTAAACCTTGCGCGGGGCGCGCGCATCTCAGGTGTCCCAGTCCACTCGCGGAGTGCCGCAGCATGCGTCGTAGCCTGATTTCCCTCCTCATCGCCCTGTCCCTCGCCGGCGCCGCCGTCGCGGCCGACGACATCAGCAAGGTCAACGGCACCGCGTCGGTCGACGCTGGCCAGAACGCGGGCGACGTCCATACGGTGAACGGCTCGGTCCGCATCGGTTCGCGCGCCACGGTACAGAAGGCCAGTACCGTCAACGGTTCGGTCGAGCTCGGCGAAGGAGCCACCGCTACCGCCGTGAAGTCGGTCAACGGCGCGGTCTCCCTGCATGAGCAGTCGCGTGTGAGCGATGACGTGCAGACGGTCAACGGCCGGGTTCAGCTCGAGCGCGGTGCCGACGTCAAAGGCCACCTGTCCAACGTCAATGGTGAGATCTCGCTCGACGGCGCGCACGTGGGCGGCGGCATCGAGACCGTCAACGCGGACATGGATATCGGTGGCGGCTCGAAGGTCGAGGGCGGCATCCTGGTGAAGAAGCCCAACATGGGCTGGCACACCAACAACGACCGCAATCCGAAGATCGTGATCGGACCGCATGCCGTGGTCCAGGGCACGCTGAGGTTCGAACGCGCGGTCGATCTCTACGTGAGCGACTCCGCGACGGTCGGCAAGATCGAAGGCGCCACGCCGCACACGTTCTCGGGCAGCGCCCCGTAACTCAGATCCAGTCGCGCGGCTTCAGGTATTCCTGCAGCCGCGCTTCGGGGCTGTCCGCCTCGGGCGCGTACGCGTATTCGAAGCGAACGCGTGGCGGCAGACTCATCAGGATCGATTCCGTGCGCCCGCCCGACTGCAGACCGAACAAGGTGCCGCGGTCGTAGACCAGGTTGAACTCGACGTAACGACCGCGACGATAGAGCTGGAATTCGCGCTCGCGCTCGCCGTACGACGTGTCGCGACGGCGCTCCACGATGGGCAGGTAGCCGTCGAGAAAACCCTGACCGACGTCGCGCGTGAAACTCATGCACCGCTCGAAGCCGCCCTCGTTGAGGTCGTCGTAGAAAAGACCGCCGACACCGCGCGTCTCGCCGCGGTGCTTGAGGTAGAAATACTCATCGCACCACTGCTTGTATCGCGAGTACACGTCATCGCCATACGGCGCGCAGAGGTCCCTGGCGACCCGATGCCAGTGACGCACGTCCTCGTCGACCGGATAGAACGGCGTGAGATCGAAGCCGCCGCCGAACCACCACACGGGCTCCGCGCCTTCTTTCGAGGCCTCGAAGTAACGCACGTTGGCATGCGTCGTCGGGATGTGCGGGTTACGCGGATGCAGAACCAGCGAGACGCCGGTGGCGATGAAGCTGCCGCCGACGAGGTCGGGCCGGTGCGCCGTGGCGCTCGGCGGCAGCGGCGAACCGGCGACCCGCGAAAAATTCACGCCCGCCTGTTCGAAGATGGCGCCGTCGCGCAGGACGCGCGTGCGACCGCCGCCGCCCGCAGGGCGCGTCCAGGCATCCTCCTCGAACGTCGCCTTGCCGTCGATCCCCTCGATGGCGGCGCAGATGCGGTCCTGGAGCCCGCGCAGGAACGACTCGGCAAGATCGGCTTGTTCGGACATGACGGCGCAGGATCCTTGGGCGGGAAATGTCGCGAAGCTTAGCAAGTCGGGCCGGGAGGCCCGCTGCGGCACGCCGCCGCGTAACGATGACGGGGTCAGGGATGACGGGTCAGGAAATACGTGCGGCCATGCGGCGGTTGCCCGTGAGCGCGGCCCAGCGCATGCCGATGTCGATCCACATCAGATAGCCCGCTTCCATGAGCATCCGCACGACATAACGACCGCTGAGCGCGAGCCGGGGTTCGGCGGCGATGGGCGAGGCGTCGAAACCCAGACGGCGGGCGAGGTACAGGCAACGCGCCAGATGGTAGCGACTGGTGACGAGCCAGACGGCGGGCAGCCGGCCTTCGTCCGATGGACGCAACAGTTCGCGGGCGTGCCGCAGGTTTTCGAGGG from Luteibacter mycovicinus includes:
- the glnK gene encoding P-II family nitrogen regulator translates to MKLVVAIIKPFKLDDVREALADVGVQGVTVTEVKGFGRQKGHTELYRGAEYVVDFLPKIKLEVAITDDQVERVVEAIQQAARTGKIGDGKIFVSQLDQVVRIRTGELDNDAL
- a CDS encoding YifB family Mg chelatase-like AAA ATPase; protein product: MSLAVTLSRAQEGVAAPQVIVEVHLSGGLPSTSIVGLPEAAVREARDRVRVAIQNTAFEYPARRVTVNLAPAELPKDGGRFDLAIALGILAAGSQVPRERLDDCEFLGELALSGELRAVPGILPALIRARRSGRRIVVPRANAAEAALIGEGDILLADSLAEVCAWLRGNGDLTSPATADFYDLPTCGPDMRDVRGQYQARRAMEIAAAGGHHLLLIGPPGTGKTMLAERLPGILPPMTESEALESCAIRSLSGEEIEPGCWRRRPFRAPHHTASGVALVGGGANPRPGEISLAHNGVLFLDELPEFSRHVLEVLREPLESGQIVISRAARQSTFPAEFQLVAAMNPCPCGYNGDPLHECRCTPDQVQRYRGRISGPLLDRIDICVEVPRVSIAEFSAMRGPRDDDSATVRARVVKAREKALLRAGQANAELSVVNLERDCALPSAEREWLQVTLDKLGASARAYHRILRVARTIADLEGGAGCVEQVHLAEALHYRRF
- the aceA gene encoding isocitrate lyase, with the translated sequence MKTHNAEHITLDWTNNERWKGVERPYAAEDVVKLRGTVQVEHTLARRGADRLWRAIHDTPYVNALGALTGNQAMQQVKAGLQAIYLSGWQVAADANTAGAMYPDQSLYPVDSVPNVVRKINKTLLRADQIHHAEGKDGLDWLVPIVADAEAGFGGVLNAYELMTHMIEAGAAGVHFEDQLASAKKCGHMGGKVLVPTQEAVQKLIAARLAADVAGVPTLIVARTDAMGAALVTSDVDDYDKPFLTGKRTVEGFYEATQGIDQAISRGLAYAPYADLLWCETSTPDMEEARRFAEAIHAKYPGKKLAYNCSPSFNWKKNLDERTIATFQKQLGELGYAFQFITLAGFHALNYSMFQLARGYKDRQMAAYVELQEAEFAAEKDGYTAAKHQREVGTGYFDTVNQVISGSFSSLSALSGSTEEQQFHPASAA
- the ubiK gene encoding ubiquinone biosynthesis accessory factor UbiK; amino-acid sequence: MDVQGIDQLAQRLASLVPPGLAQAREDMHANFKDILAQGLRRLDLVTREEFDVQSQVLARTREKLDALEKRIADLEVSAAQRGQ
- a CDS encoding ABC transporter permease, which produces MTIHPMISALRRHKAGVILIVLQISLTLAIVCNSVFIIGSRIERIGRPTGLAESDLFLVTQQWVGGGAADGPDALQRLDTMQREDLSTLRSVPEVASATPINSLPLLNSAAWNGGVALTPDQRKPNAQASFYFVDESVVPTLGIRLIAGRTFNAGEIDHKALGDTNTPSAIIVSNELAGRLFPGANALGQRVYLDGGAAPATIVGIMERLQTPGTSEFSTSFAYSSLLVPSRMNSTFSRYAIRAKAGQLDAAMQAASSALYKANPQRVIADDGIQSYASVREQAYRADLGMAMLMGGISLILLGVTAAGVFGLTSFWVDQRERQIGIRRALGATRRNILGYFQLENLLIVGSGATTGIILAVGLNMLLMSRYEMPRLPVTDVMVGVVLVVLLSQVSTLIPARRAARVEPASAIRAT
- a CDS encoding cation:proton antiporter, which encodes MGLELGILLTLMLGIGFLCQWVAWRVRLPAILFLLLAGILAGPVTGLLHPDKVLGDLLFPVVSLAVAVILFEGSLTLRFSELKGIGHAVRGLVSYGAIIALLMLAGAAHWIGGLSWELALLFGALTCVTGPTVIAPMLRTVRPNARIANILRWEGIIIDPIGALFAVLVYEAIVSHREGHSIQIFLGTIACGAIVGGVAAFIHGNLLRRHWIPEYLQNFGTLAAVLATFTLSNTVAHESGLLAVTLMGIALGNMRDVHIDDIMDFKEHLTTLLVSMLFILLAARLDWPLPDGALLGGVLIFFVAQLVIRPLSVLVASVGGGLSWRERALIAWVAPRGIVAASVSALFAIRLEKAGMAGADKMVPLVFLMIIGTVVFQSATARPLARWLKVADPEPRGVLIYGSDIVALEIARALAANEGLRVVVADDDWNGIRTARMAGLSTFFGNPSSQAADRNLDLAGIGHLLAVSTHRELNSLASVHYREEFGRDKVFRLRNLSPEESHGRASLAGSLVATALFTEDMTHARFAELLHEGWRIKSTRLTETFDWPHFIEEYGSRTVPLFGVEEKGDLRIASGKKVLEPKPGWTVIALVPPER
- a CDS encoding ABC transporter permease; protein product: MFSYYTELALLSFRRSPGLTALMVLAIAFGVAASMTTFSVYRAVSGDPMPWKSGRIFVPQVDTWGPTERDKDGEPRSSLDYATAVALTRAHRGTAQAPMYKISPAVQAEAAASHPVNIDGHAVGSEFFPMLDVPFLYGAGWTLQDDERRANVIVISQRLNGKLFQGRNSVGQSLLVAGRSYRIVGVVGHWDPQPRFFDVVNTGGFTTTREDAFLPFNTAIAAGIETTGNTGCSKTPTESGIAGLTRSNCVWISYLVQLDDERSVAAYMAYLDGYARQLRDSGAVTWEPNNRLRDIPAWLDARHVVPADTGASLLVALGLLVVCLVNTSGLLLARFLRRSGEIGVRRALGAPRHAIYAQFLTEAGMIGLAGGVLGIALTGVGVACVHWLLPVDIAQLARIDPSLLLLTLGLALGSTLVAGLYPTFRAALVQPTWQLKSQ
- the gpmA gene encoding 2,3-diphosphoglycerate-dependent phosphoglycerate mutase — its product is MYKLVMIRHGQSAWNLENRFSGWADVDLTEQGVAEAREAGRLLKDAGFTFDLAHTSYLRRAVRTLWHVQDEMGLMWIPVVTDWRLNERHYGALTGLNKSETASKYGEDQVKIWRRSYDTPPPALKPGEMSFADDGRYDGIADVPLTECLKDTVARVLPYWHDVLAPAIKSGKSVLMAAHGNSMRALVKYFDGISDDDIAELNIPNGIPLVYEFDADLNPVRHYYLGDEAEIAAKMAAVANQGKAK